In Phyllobacterium zundukense, one DNA window encodes the following:
- a CDS encoding 5-guanidino-2-oxopentanoate decarboxylase, which produces MTTVGEALVHLLESYDVDTVFGIPGVHTIELYRGLAASKIRHITPRHEQGAGFMADGYARATGKPGVAFVITGPGITNTITAMGQARADSVPMLVISGVNQRESLGKGIGFLHELPNQRAMLQTVAMFSHRIEKADELPIVLARAFALFASRRPGPVHVEIPLDVMALPLDRAERLPSDAPIPYASAETMAELTRQCLAAERPVILIGGGAKEAADALKALAERLDAPVVSTTNGRGILHAHPLLVPASPSLKSVRQLLAGSDLVIAIGTEMGPTDYDMYGDGGFPDLKRFVRIDIDAGQLDRWPAFMPIEASAKETTEKLAAALPERRNSRSGEERARKTRDAAWAEVGARTQGQVRFLNTLRDTLPNSLIVGDSTQTIYSGNLYYDHDRVGGWFNAATGFGALGFGPPAAIGAALGKPETSTICIVGDGGFQFVLGELGAAVDEDVPVIFVVWNNQGYQEIERAMVEVNINPVGVRPSAPDYLKIAEAYGVPSKRLANIDELPEALLKAKASRTPYLIEIDEKLVG; this is translated from the coding sequence ATGACCACGGTTGGTGAAGCCCTCGTCCATTTGCTCGAATCCTATGATGTCGATACTGTTTTCGGCATTCCAGGCGTTCATACGATCGAGCTTTATCGCGGCCTTGCCGCCTCTAAGATCCGGCATATCACGCCGCGTCATGAACAGGGCGCTGGCTTCATGGCCGATGGTTATGCAAGAGCCACAGGCAAGCCGGGTGTCGCCTTCGTAATCACTGGCCCCGGCATTACCAATACAATCACCGCGATGGGACAGGCACGTGCTGATTCCGTACCGATGCTGGTCATCTCCGGCGTCAACCAGCGTGAATCGCTGGGCAAAGGCATAGGATTTCTGCATGAGCTGCCGAACCAGCGCGCCATGCTTCAGACCGTGGCAATGTTCTCGCACCGGATCGAAAAGGCCGACGAATTGCCGATTGTCCTGGCGCGGGCTTTTGCCCTCTTCGCGTCGCGGCGCCCCGGTCCGGTTCATGTCGAGATCCCGCTGGACGTGATGGCATTGCCTCTGGATAGAGCGGAACGCCTGCCGTCCGATGCGCCGATCCCCTATGCGTCGGCCGAGACGATGGCCGAACTGACGCGCCAGTGCCTCGCCGCCGAGCGACCGGTCATCCTGATCGGCGGCGGCGCCAAAGAGGCGGCGGACGCTTTGAAGGCCCTCGCTGAAAGGCTCGATGCCCCGGTGGTTTCGACGACAAACGGACGTGGCATCTTGCATGCCCATCCGCTTCTCGTTCCGGCAAGCCCCAGCCTCAAGTCCGTGCGGCAACTGCTTGCCGGCAGCGATCTCGTGATCGCGATCGGTACCGAGATGGGACCCACCGATTATGACATGTATGGCGATGGCGGCTTCCCGGACTTGAAGCGGTTTGTGCGGATCGATATCGACGCCGGACAGCTCGATCGCTGGCCCGCTTTCATGCCGATCGAAGCTTCGGCAAAGGAGACCACCGAAAAGCTTGCAGCAGCACTGCCGGAGCGCCGCAATTCGCGATCAGGCGAAGAACGCGCCAGGAAAACACGCGACGCAGCCTGGGCCGAAGTTGGGGCCCGCACGCAGGGTCAGGTGCGTTTCCTCAATACGTTGCGCGACACCTTGCCGAATTCGCTCATCGTCGGCGATTCCACCCAGACCATCTATTCCGGCAACTTGTACTACGATCATGATCGTGTCGGCGGCTGGTTCAATGCGGCGACCGGTTTCGGTGCCTTGGGCTTTGGCCCACCAGCGGCCATCGGTGCTGCACTCGGCAAGCCTGAAACTTCAACCATTTGCATCGTGGGCGACGGCGGATTTCAGTTTGTCCTCGGCGAACTCGGCGCTGCGGTCGATGAGGATGTGCCGGTGATCTTCGTGGTCTGGAACAATCAGGGCTATCAGGAAATCGAACGCGCCATGGTTGAGGTCAATATCAATCCCGTTGGCGTGCGCCCATCCGCCCCTGACTACCTGAAGATCGCCGAAGCCTATGGCGTCCCGTCGAAGCGGCTTGCCAACATCGACGAACTGCCGGAAGCCTTGTTAAAAGCCAAGGCGAGCAGAACACCATATCTGATTGAAATCGATGAGAAACTGGTTGGTTGA
- a CDS encoding pyridoxal phosphate-dependent aminotransferase: protein MRFASVTDRLAGLGSDKWAVHIRAREMKRAGHEIIELTIGEPDIPTPTDMIDVAERAMRSGRTGYSNGRGEPAVLAALSAKYTARTGRQIEADNIMCFPGTQTALSLVMLGLAEEGDEIITGDPLYATYDGVVRATGATRVSVPLRPEKGFRMQAADLEKVITPKAKVLLLNTPHNPTGAVLSEQEVAEIGEVCRKHNLWIVSDEVYELLIFDGKFASPLDRPELAERTIAVASISKSHAAPGFRSGWCVGPKEFTKRLLPLSESMLFGVQPFIADMTAYALGQPSAAAATMRKSYLRRAQLISERLDGIAGIISKVPQAGMFILADIRATGLSGDDFAMRLLEEEFVAVMPGESFGKNLSGYLRLSLSVADDKIDAACAGIVRLASRLQQRKSA from the coding sequence ATGCGCTTTGCGTCTGTTACCGATCGTCTGGCCGGATTGGGCTCCGATAAATGGGCTGTCCATATCCGTGCGCGCGAAATGAAACGTGCCGGTCACGAAATTATCGAACTGACGATTGGTGAACCGGACATCCCGACACCAACTGACATGATCGATGTCGCCGAACGCGCCATGCGTTCTGGCCGGACAGGCTATTCGAACGGCCGCGGCGAGCCGGCCGTTCTGGCCGCCCTTTCTGCCAAATATACGGCCCGCACTGGCCGTCAGATCGAAGCGGACAACATCATGTGCTTTCCCGGCACGCAGACGGCACTGTCGCTGGTCATGCTCGGCCTTGCCGAAGAAGGTGACGAAATCATCACTGGCGATCCGCTCTATGCGACCTATGACGGGGTCGTTCGTGCGACTGGTGCGACACGCGTTTCCGTACCGCTTCGTCCCGAAAAGGGCTTTCGCATGCAGGCGGCGGACCTGGAGAAGGTCATTACGCCTAAGGCCAAGGTCCTCCTGCTCAACACGCCTCACAATCCAACCGGCGCTGTCCTGAGCGAGCAGGAAGTAGCGGAGATCGGCGAAGTTTGCCGCAAGCATAATCTCTGGATCGTTTCCGACGAAGTCTATGAGTTGCTGATTTTCGACGGTAAGTTCGCCTCGCCGCTGGATCGTCCGGAACTGGCCGAGCGCACCATCGCGGTTGCGTCCATTTCCAAGTCGCACGCGGCACCCGGGTTCCGCAGCGGCTGGTGTGTTGGGCCGAAGGAATTCACCAAGCGGTTGCTGCCCCTGTCGGAATCCATGCTTTTCGGCGTACAGCCCTTCATCGCGGATATGACCGCTTACGCCCTGGGCCAGCCTTCGGCGGCCGCGGCAACTATGCGCAAAAGCTATCTGCGCCGGGCACAGCTGATCTCGGAACGGCTCGACGGCATTGCCGGGATTATCTCCAAGGTGCCGCAGGCCGGCATGTTCATCCTTGCCGACATCCGCGCGACCGGCCTTTCCGGCGATGACTTCGCCATGCGCCTGCTTGAAGAAGAATTCGTCGCGGTGATGCCTGGCGAATCCTTCGGCAAGAATCTTTCCGGTTATCTTCGCTTGAGCCTGAGTGTTGCCGATGACAAGATCGATGCGGCGTGTGCCGGCATTGTTCGCCTTGCGTCCCGCCTGCAGCAACGGAAATCCGCATGA
- a CDS encoding TetR/AcrR family transcriptional regulator: protein MKTQTVTRKSFRREGEDKRREDLIAATLECVAERGLAGATVREIALRADVTAGLIRYYFPTKDDLIGAAYRAVMNRMTVQASDALQNAPDDPRARLYAFVTANLGQPIMDPNNLSLWAGFIGLVHADPAMAVAHREGYLGFRDELEALIRDALLAVGKPAETNHTRRHAIAINAIIDGLWLEGCLAGDIFADGELADTGITAIEAVLGISLKAEGGAQ, encoded by the coding sequence ATGAAAACCCAGACCGTCACACGCAAGAGCTTTCGCCGCGAAGGCGAAGACAAACGCCGTGAGGACCTGATCGCGGCGACCCTGGAATGTGTGGCGGAGCGCGGTCTTGCCGGGGCGACCGTACGCGAAATCGCATTGCGCGCGGACGTGACCGCAGGGCTTATCCGTTATTATTTCCCGACGAAGGACGACCTGATCGGTGCCGCCTATCGTGCAGTAATGAATCGCATGACGGTTCAGGCGAGCGACGCATTGCAAAATGCGCCCGACGATCCGCGGGCCCGTCTCTATGCATTCGTGACTGCCAATCTGGGTCAACCGATCATGGACCCCAACAATCTTTCCCTCTGGGCGGGATTCATCGGACTGGTTCACGCCGATCCGGCAATGGCAGTGGCACATCGCGAAGGATATCTTGGATTTCGCGATGAACTCGAGGCTCTGATCCGGGATGCCTTGCTGGCTGTCGGCAAACCAGCGGAAACAAACCATACCCGTCGTCACGCTATCGCCATCAATGCGATCATCGACGGTCTATGGTTGGAAGGCTGTCTGGCGGGCGATATTTTCGCCGATGGGGAGTTGGCTGACACGGGCATTACCGCTATCGAAGCCGTGCTTGGAATTTCACTTAAAGCTGAAGGAGGCGCTCAATGA
- a CDS encoding dimethylarginine dimethylaminohydrolase family protein has protein sequence MSAFGSQSMALPLKRVIMRMPDRVMAGAERDVWHYGPQFDARKASEQHRVFAGLVAQSGADITWIRDGNDGLSDSIFTHDPSLVTDKGAVLLRMGKSLRLDEPDLHHETYRQMDVPVLGRIESPGTVEGGDCVWVDSKTLAVGRGVRTNQAGIEQLSDILKPLGITVLGFDLPLWHGEEACLHLMSIISPLAEDLALVHLPLLPAAFYQLLKERGIRLVAAPEEEFAASNGLNLNVLPTAPYEVIAVAGFEKTKAAMEAAGCTVTTFEADALCIACEGGPTCLTRPVWRQ, from the coding sequence ATGAGCGCATTCGGTTCCCAGTCCATGGCCCTTCCCCTGAAACGCGTCATCATGCGCATGCCGGATCGCGTGATGGCGGGAGCCGAACGCGATGTCTGGCACTATGGACCGCAGTTCGATGCTCGCAAGGCCTCCGAACAGCATCGCGTCTTCGCCGGCCTTGTCGCCCAGTCGGGTGCTGACATTACATGGATCAGAGATGGAAATGACGGCTTGTCGGATTCGATCTTCACCCATGATCCGTCACTCGTCACCGATAAAGGCGCAGTTCTGCTTCGCATGGGCAAGAGCCTGCGTCTGGATGAGCCGGATTTGCATCACGAAACCTATCGCCAGATGGACGTGCCTGTTCTCGGCCGGATCGAATCGCCAGGTACTGTCGAAGGCGGCGACTGCGTCTGGGTCGACAGCAAGACACTGGCTGTCGGACGCGGTGTCCGTACCAACCAGGCGGGAATCGAACAGCTGTCCGACATTCTCAAGCCCCTCGGCATTACCGTTCTGGGTTTCGATCTGCCGCTCTGGCATGGGGAAGAAGCCTGCCTGCACCTGATGTCGATCATTTCTCCACTCGCCGAGGACCTGGCGCTGGTCCACCTCCCCCTCTTGCCGGCAGCTTTCTACCAGCTATTGAAGGAGCGTGGCATCCGGCTCGTCGCGGCTCCCGAGGAAGAGTTCGCCGCCAGCAATGGGCTCAATCTCAATGTCCTGCCGACGGCTCCTTACGAGGTGATCGCAGTTGCCGGCTTTGAAAAGACAAAGGCCGCGATGGAAGCTGCTGGCTGCACCGTGACGACCTTCGAGGCCGATGCTCTGTGCATCGCCTGCGAGGGTGGCCCCACTTGCCTGACACGACCTGTCTGGCGCCAATGA
- a CDS encoding ABC transporter ATP-binding protein, with protein sequence MMATEVAAVSTDPLQPAAEQAEAIHIRDLHKRFGALEVLKGVSLTARDGDVVALIGGSGSGKSTFLRCINFLENPTSGVIRINGENVQMVSDGQGGQYPANRRQIERIRSRLGMVFQNFNLWQHMTLIQNVIEVPIHVLGVKRDEAMVIGEQLLERVGLSAKRDVYPAYLSGGQQQRAAIARALAIQPRVMLFDEPTSALDPELVGEVLKVIGDLAKEGRTMLLVTHEMKFAREVASHVMYLHNGIVEEEGPPEKLFGSPKSERLKQFIRTVS encoded by the coding sequence ATGATGGCGACGGAAGTGGCCGCCGTTTCAACGGATCCTCTTCAACCGGCAGCCGAACAGGCTGAGGCCATACACATCCGGGATCTGCACAAGCGCTTCGGTGCGCTTGAGGTTCTCAAGGGTGTTTCCCTGACAGCAAGGGATGGCGATGTGGTTGCGCTCATTGGCGGCAGCGGCTCCGGCAAATCGACCTTTCTTCGGTGTATCAACTTCCTTGAAAATCCCACCAGCGGCGTCATTCGCATCAATGGCGAAAATGTTCAGATGGTCAGCGACGGCCAAGGCGGTCAGTATCCTGCGAACCGCCGCCAGATCGAGCGGATTCGCAGCCGTCTCGGCATGGTGTTCCAGAATTTCAATCTCTGGCAGCACATGACGCTCATCCAGAACGTCATCGAGGTTCCGATCCACGTTCTCGGCGTGAAGCGCGACGAGGCAATGGTCATTGGCGAACAGCTCCTGGAGCGCGTCGGGCTATCAGCGAAACGCGACGTCTATCCCGCTTATCTTTCCGGCGGCCAGCAGCAGCGCGCCGCCATTGCCCGCGCGCTCGCCATCCAGCCGCGCGTCATGCTGTTCGACGAGCCGACTTCCGCGCTCGATCCGGAGCTTGTCGGAGAGGTGCTGAAGGTCATCGGCGACCTCGCGAAAGAGGGCCGCACCATGCTTCTGGTCACGCATGAGATGAAATTCGCCCGCGAAGTGGCGAGCCATGTCATGTACCTGCACAACGGCATTGTCGAAGAAGAGGGGCCGCCGGAAAAATTGTTTGGATCGCCAAAATCCGAACGTTTGAAGCAGTTTATCCGAACTGTCTCATAA
- a CDS encoding transporter substrate-binding domain-containing protein, with product MKSFLKTTVAAVVLVIAGMGAATAEQIKVGIAAEPYPPFASPDASGKWQGWEVDIAMAMCEQAKLDCVITPVSWDGIIPALTTKKIDMIAASMSITAEREKTIDFSDKYYNTPTVILGSKDVKMQPTPEGLKGKILGVQVSTVHQVYAKKHFADTAAEIKEYQTQDEANQDLAAGRIDATQADSLALETFAQTDAGKACCEIKGKVADDLEVLGPGVGVGLRKGDTELKEKINAAIKGIRDSGKYEEISKKYFNFDIYGG from the coding sequence ATGAAGTCTTTTCTGAAAACGACGGTTGCAGCCGTTGTTCTGGTGATCGCCGGAATGGGTGCGGCCACTGCCGAACAAATCAAGGTCGGTATTGCCGCCGAACCCTATCCGCCATTCGCCTCGCCCGACGCTTCGGGCAAATGGCAGGGCTGGGAAGTGGATATTGCCATGGCGATGTGCGAGCAGGCCAAGCTCGATTGCGTAATCACGCCTGTTTCGTGGGACGGCATCATTCCGGCCCTGACAACGAAGAAGATCGATATGATCGCCGCGTCGATGTCGATCACCGCCGAGCGTGAGAAGACAATCGATTTTTCCGATAAATATTACAACACGCCAACAGTCATTCTTGGTTCCAAGGACGTCAAAATGCAACCGACGCCCGAGGGGCTGAAGGGCAAGATTCTGGGTGTTCAGGTTTCGACAGTACACCAGGTTTACGCGAAAAAGCATTTCGCGGACACAGCTGCGGAAATCAAGGAATACCAGACACAGGACGAGGCTAATCAGGATCTGGCTGCCGGACGTATCGATGCGACGCAGGCGGATTCACTGGCGCTCGAAACCTTTGCCCAGACAGATGCCGGCAAGGCCTGCTGCGAGATCAAGGGCAAGGTTGCCGATGATCTCGAAGTTCTTGGACCGGGCGTCGGTGTCGGTTTGCGTAAGGGTGATACCGAACTCAAGGAAAAGATCAACGCCGCCATCAAGGGCATACGCGACAGCGGCAAATATGAAGAAATCTCGAAGAAATATTTCAACTTCGATATTTACGGCGGCTAA
- a CDS encoding ABC transporter permease, which translates to MRGLLHSLQIAFGAFGMGLVIGTLGAYGKLYGGAIVRDLTEIYTTLVRAIPELVLILLLYYAGTDLINRVLEGMGYQRVDINGLVAGIVVLGFVQGAYATEVLRGAIKSIPQGEVEAARAYGMSPTLMMRRITLPAMLPHALPGLANLWLISTKDTALLAVVGFSELTLETRQAAGATKAYMLFYVAAGALYLFITLFSNVILARVEQWARRGMPSVKEAR; encoded by the coding sequence CTGCGCGGGCTTCTGCATTCCCTGCAGATTGCTTTCGGGGCATTCGGCATGGGCCTGGTTATCGGAACACTTGGCGCCTACGGCAAGCTCTACGGCGGTGCGATTGTGCGCGATCTGACAGAAATCTATACCACGCTGGTCCGTGCGATTCCGGAGCTGGTGCTGATCCTGCTGCTCTACTATGCCGGCACAGACCTGATCAATCGCGTGCTCGAGGGGATGGGGTATCAAAGGGTCGATATTAATGGGCTCGTTGCTGGTATTGTAGTACTCGGCTTTGTTCAAGGCGCCTACGCGACCGAAGTCTTGCGTGGCGCAATCAAATCAATCCCGCAAGGGGAAGTCGAGGCGGCGAGAGCCTATGGCATGTCGCCAACACTGATGATGCGCCGGATCACGCTTCCGGCGATGCTGCCACATGCCTTACCGGGGCTCGCCAATCTCTGGCTCATCTCGACCAAGGATACGGCGCTGCTGGCAGTCGTCGGTTTCAGCGAGCTGACCCTGGAGACACGCCAGGCAGCAGGGGCCACAAAGGCGTACATGCTCTTCTACGTAGCGGCCGGTGCGCTCTATCTGTTCATCACGCTGTTCTCCAACGTCATTCTGGCGAGGGTCGAACAATGGGCGCGGCGCGGCATGCCTTCGGTCAAGGAGGCGCGATAA
- a CDS encoding ABC transporter permease, translated as MTGPPIEVPIETFPIHKEADASRQTRRLPPHRIVLILIGLALLASAIFFLRWDWLPNYGDLILQGLWRTIWILCVTVFLGFLLAVPLGLAQAAGPAILAIPARAFCTVIRGTPLLVQLWLLYYGLGSLFPQYPWIRGSELWPYLRQAWPYAVLALTLSYAGYEGEVMRGAFVSVPKGQLEAARAFGMRRFTIFRRIWLPQAIHRALPTLAGEAVLQLKSTPLVATITVVDLYSVASRVRQDTFLTYEPLLLLAAGYVVITAIIVYLFRRLETLIPSKLG; from the coding sequence ATGACCGGACCGCCCATAGAAGTGCCGATCGAAACCTTCCCGATCCACAAGGAGGCGGATGCGAGCCGCCAGACGCGCAGACTGCCGCCGCATCGTATCGTCCTTATTCTCATTGGACTGGCGCTGCTGGCATCGGCCATCTTTTTCCTGCGCTGGGATTGGCTGCCCAACTACGGCGATTTGATTTTGCAAGGCCTGTGGCGGACGATCTGGATTCTGTGCGTGACAGTTTTTCTCGGCTTCCTCCTGGCGGTTCCGCTGGGGCTGGCGCAAGCAGCAGGCCCCGCCATTCTGGCCATTCCGGCGCGGGCATTTTGTACGGTCATTCGCGGCACTCCGCTCCTCGTTCAACTTTGGCTGCTCTATTACGGTCTCGGTTCGCTATTCCCTCAATATCCGTGGATTCGTGGGTCGGAGCTTTGGCCATATCTGCGACAGGCCTGGCCCTATGCTGTACTAGCACTGACCCTTTCCTATGCGGGTTATGAAGGCGAAGTCATGCGCGGCGCATTCGTGAGCGTTCCCAAGGGACAGCTGGAAGCGGCACGTGCGTTTGGCATGCGGCGGTTTACGATCTTCCGCCGCATCTGGTTGCCGCAGGCTATACACCGCGCCTTACCTACGCTTGCGGGCGAGGCAGTCCTGCAGCTCAAATCAACGCCATTGGTTGCGACGATCACGGTCGTCGATCTTTATTCGGTCGCTTCGCGGGTGCGGCAGGATACCTTTCTTACCTATGAACCACTGTTGCTGCTTGCAGCGGGCTATGTGGTCATCACGGCTATCATCGTGTACCTGTTCCGGCGCCTGGAAACACTTATCCCGTCGAAACTTGGATAA
- a CDS encoding CocE/NonD family hydrolase: protein MRTVETFQHKVTEQADMGIILSDGCRLSARVWMPEDAEENPVPAILEFLPYRKRDGTTARDNLTHPYFAGHGYACLRVDMRGNGDSEGLMEDEYSEQELADACEVIEWIAKQPWSTGKVGMMGISWGGFNSLQVSALQPEALKAIITLCSTDDRYADDIHYKGGLLLNENLGWGATMLAYSSRPPDPAHVGEKWRKMWLDRLANEPFLPAVWLKHQTRDGYWQRGSVCEDFSAIKAATLAVGGWGDAYKNAVPRLMQGITAPVKGIIGPWMHKYPHFAVPEPRIGFLQEALRWWDRWLKDIDTGVENDPAYRGYLMDSVRPKSWYTERPGYWITEEQWPSKNIATEVLHLQADKLLSSEASSNFSHLVASPQDCGMMSGEYCAIWLGPEMPGDQRRDDALSVCYDTVLEKPIDIVGAPEISLTLTSNRPVAMVAVRLCDVHPDGASTRITYGVLNLCHRDGHDNAQPLVPGEAVTVRFKLDDIAYRMPAGHTLRVAVSSSYWPMVWPSPAHVSLTIQSGQISIPSREIAAGDEWSFPEPEAASPWEIETLRAGSSSRSIEHDQVSGKIALLIEDDFGEARDKDHGLIHGGVARERWEIHADDPLSAYGETHWTEISGRDNWRIRTETFTTMRSDTDNFYLTGRIEAYENDNVVFERDFAETIARQCI, encoded by the coding sequence ATGCGGACAGTCGAAACTTTTCAGCATAAGGTCACAGAGCAAGCCGACATGGGCATAATCTTGTCCGACGGCTGCCGCCTTTCGGCGCGGGTCTGGATGCCCGAAGATGCCGAAGAAAATCCGGTTCCTGCCATTCTTGAGTTCCTTCCCTATCGCAAGCGCGATGGTACAACTGCCCGGGACAATCTCACTCATCCTTACTTTGCCGGCCACGGCTATGCCTGCCTGCGTGTCGACATGCGCGGCAACGGCGATTCCGAAGGCCTGATGGAGGATGAATATTCAGAGCAGGAACTGGCGGATGCCTGCGAAGTGATCGAGTGGATTGCAAAACAGCCGTGGTCAACCGGCAAGGTTGGCATGATGGGCATATCCTGGGGCGGCTTCAATTCACTGCAGGTCTCAGCACTCCAGCCCGAAGCGTTGAAGGCAATCATCACCCTCTGCTCCACCGACGACCGCTATGCCGACGACATCCACTACAAGGGCGGGTTGCTGCTCAATGAGAATCTCGGCTGGGGCGCGACCATGCTGGCCTATTCGTCGCGACCACCGGATCCCGCCCACGTTGGCGAAAAGTGGCGAAAAATGTGGCTTGACCGGCTCGCGAATGAACCATTTCTGCCGGCCGTCTGGCTAAAGCATCAGACGCGCGACGGGTATTGGCAGCGCGGTTCGGTTTGCGAGGATTTTTCCGCGATCAAGGCTGCCACTCTTGCGGTTGGCGGGTGGGGCGATGCCTACAAGAACGCCGTACCGCGGCTGATGCAGGGCATCACCGCGCCGGTAAAGGGTATCATCGGCCCGTGGATGCATAAATATCCGCATTTCGCGGTACCCGAGCCACGCATTGGTTTCCTGCAGGAGGCCCTGCGCTGGTGGGATCGCTGGCTCAAGGATATCGATACGGGCGTCGAGAACGATCCGGCCTATCGCGGTTATTTGATGGATTCGGTTCGTCCAAAGAGCTGGTACACGGAACGTCCTGGCTACTGGATCACGGAAGAACAATGGCCGTCAAAGAATATCGCCACCGAAGTGTTGCATCTTCAGGCTGACAAGTTGCTCTCATCGGAAGCGTCCAGCAATTTTTCCCACCTTGTTGCGTCACCCCAGGATTGCGGCATGATGAGCGGCGAATATTGCGCGATCTGGCTCGGACCGGAAATGCCGGGCGATCAGCGCCGCGACGATGCGCTTTCCGTTTGTTACGATACGGTCCTCGAAAAGCCGATCGATATCGTTGGCGCGCCCGAAATTTCCCTTACGTTGACAAGTAACAGGCCGGTGGCGATGGTCGCGGTACGCCTGTGCGATGTGCACCCGGATGGTGCATCGACACGCATCACCTATGGCGTCCTCAACCTCTGTCACAGGGATGGCCATGATAATGCCCAGCCACTGGTCCCGGGTGAGGCAGTCACGGTTCGGTTCAAGCTCGATGATATTGCCTACAGGATGCCTGCGGGCCACACGCTACGTGTCGCTGTATCGTCATCCTACTGGCCTATGGTCTGGCCATCGCCAGCGCATGTCAGCCTTACAATCCAGTCCGGGCAGATCAGCATTCCCTCGCGCGAAATTGCGGCTGGTGACGAATGGAGTTTTCCGGAGCCGGAAGCCGCGTCGCCATGGGAGATCGAAACCCTGCGGGCGGGGAGCAGTAGCCGTTCCATCGAGCATGACCAGGTCAGTGGCAAGATCGCTCTGCTGATCGAAGACGATTTTGGCGAGGCACGCGACAAGGATCATGGGCTGATCCATGGCGGCGTGGCGCGCGAGCGCTGGGAAATCCATGCAGATGATCCGCTGTCCGCCTATGGCGAAACCCATTGGACCGAGATTTCCGGACGCGACAACTGGCGGATACGTACGGAAACTTTCACGACCATGCGGTCCGACACAGACAATTTCTATCTCACCGGCCGGATCGAGGCCTACGAGAACGACAATGTAGTGTTCGAACGGGACTTTGCCGAAACAATCGCACGCCAATGCATATGA